One Pelagicoccus enzymogenes DNA segment encodes these proteins:
- the secD gene encoding protein translocase subunit SecD, whose amino-acid sequence MSGKYFWKLALTAIIVAFCLSYLVPMSDQDFATHVTERSGVPEFAALVERAKTLSKESEESGRPLSVYMALKSIVNEERIDVSKYFADLELEANLRNVEKRNNILLPELLADSKANLKKGLDIQGGISVTFEVDPVALSEVPASQRSEKLSDAINIIERRVNTFGVSEPIVRPVGENRIEVQIAGVNTKDNPDIISTIQAPAKLEFREVHPSANPYTDPTPTGYVEMQEVDDNGEQEVVRRYYVKRLPALSGKYVADAFPRTNQVGGLEVILQFDDEGAKLFADVTERLGAITQRGEQTRSGEVGLLAIVLDGQLQSAPRVSERIAGGNAQITGDYTRREAENLANTLNNPLELPLEVVEMYEVGPSMAKDSIDSGVKASIIGVTAVSAFMIAYFMIGGVIALVSVLFNVIIVLGVLASFGATLTLPGIAGIVLTVGMAVDANILIFERIREELRAGKALKSAVEGGFDKVFSTIFDANVTTLLVSFVMYGLGTGPVKGFGLTLAIGVMTTMFCALIITRVLLELLFATGTLKSFKTLSVFDASNIDFMKFRKPAFITSWCVVAIGVVFLAMKWDSIWGIDFTGGDEVIMSFEQRLDEGQIRDALTAADIGEVNPLYQAQLGGGDEVLRIQTAFGKGEPAVDALVAAYPEAGYAMLGKNEIGPSVGAEIQKNAALSIALALGLILLYIAFRFEIGYGVGAVVATVHDILLTIGVFVMIPGHQFTAPMVAAILLIVGYSLNDTIVVFDRIREELTLRPTSKLREVINIAMNAVITRSLLTSITTLLASVSLMVFGKGVINDIAFTFTIGIITGTFSSIFIASPVFYFYHKGDRRSVESSHDIVPEYDWQVSTKVASSGTSKDD is encoded by the coding sequence ATGTCCGGAAAGTATTTTTGGAAGCTGGCACTCACTGCGATCATCGTCGCGTTCTGCCTATCGTACCTAGTCCCCATGTCCGACCAGGACTTTGCCACTCATGTGACCGAGCGCTCCGGCGTCCCCGAGTTCGCGGCCCTCGTAGAGCGGGCAAAGACACTCTCCAAGGAGAGCGAGGAAAGCGGACGTCCGCTCAGCGTCTACATGGCCCTCAAGTCCATCGTCAACGAAGAGCGCATCGATGTGAGCAAGTACTTCGCCGACCTCGAGCTGGAGGCGAACCTGCGCAACGTGGAGAAGCGCAATAACATCCTGCTTCCCGAACTGCTAGCCGACTCCAAGGCAAACCTCAAGAAGGGCCTCGATATCCAAGGCGGCATTTCCGTTACCTTCGAGGTTGACCCGGTCGCTCTGTCCGAGGTTCCGGCTTCCCAGCGCAGCGAGAAGCTGTCGGATGCCATCAACATCATCGAGCGTCGCGTCAACACCTTCGGGGTCAGCGAACCGATCGTTCGCCCCGTCGGCGAGAACCGCATCGAAGTGCAGATCGCTGGCGTTAACACCAAGGACAATCCTGACATCATTTCCACGATCCAAGCGCCCGCAAAGCTGGAATTCCGCGAAGTGCACCCCTCCGCAAATCCCTACACAGACCCGACGCCTACCGGCTACGTCGAGATGCAGGAAGTCGACGACAACGGAGAGCAGGAGGTTGTGCGCCGCTACTACGTAAAGCGCTTGCCAGCCCTCTCCGGCAAGTACGTTGCCGACGCCTTTCCTCGCACCAACCAAGTGGGCGGACTCGAAGTCATTCTGCAGTTCGACGACGAGGGAGCTAAGCTCTTTGCCGACGTGACGGAGCGCCTAGGCGCGATCACGCAGCGCGGCGAGCAAACCCGTTCTGGCGAAGTAGGGCTTTTGGCCATCGTGCTCGACGGACAGCTCCAGTCCGCGCCGCGGGTCAGCGAGCGCATCGCTGGGGGCAACGCCCAGATCACCGGCGACTACACCCGACGTGAAGCGGAGAACCTTGCCAACACCCTGAACAACCCGCTGGAGCTTCCGCTCGAAGTGGTTGAGATGTACGAAGTTGGTCCTTCCATGGCGAAGGACTCGATCGACTCTGGCGTCAAGGCATCCATCATCGGCGTTACGGCGGTTTCGGCCTTCATGATCGCCTACTTCATGATCGGCGGTGTCATCGCTCTGGTTTCGGTGCTTTTCAACGTCATCATCGTGCTCGGCGTACTCGCGAGTTTCGGGGCCACCCTTACACTTCCGGGGATCGCCGGTATCGTCCTGACGGTCGGTATGGCGGTGGACGCCAACATCCTCATCTTCGAGCGTATTCGCGAAGAATTGCGCGCTGGCAAGGCGCTAAAGTCCGCTGTCGAAGGCGGTTTCGACAAGGTGTTCTCCACCATCTTCGACGCAAACGTTACCACTTTGCTCGTTTCTTTCGTGATGTACGGCCTCGGTACCGGACCTGTTAAGGGATTCGGTCTCACCTTGGCGATCGGTGTCATGACTACCATGTTCTGCGCCCTGATCATTACGCGCGTTCTGCTCGAGCTGCTTTTCGCAACCGGAACGCTCAAGTCGTTCAAGACGCTTTCGGTCTTCGACGCTTCCAACATCGACTTCATGAAGTTCCGTAAACCCGCCTTTATCACCTCTTGGTGCGTCGTGGCGATAGGCGTCGTTTTTCTCGCCATGAAGTGGGACAGCATCTGGGGCATCGACTTCACGGGAGGTGACGAGGTAATCATGTCCTTCGAGCAACGATTGGACGAAGGGCAGATCCGTGACGCCTTGACCGCAGCGGACATCGGGGAGGTCAACCCGCTCTACCAAGCCCAGCTTGGCGGAGGAGACGAAGTGCTGCGAATCCAAACCGCTTTCGGAAAGGGCGAGCCTGCGGTAGATGCCTTAGTCGCTGCGTACCCAGAAGCTGGTTACGCGATGCTTGGAAAGAATGAAATCGGTCCTTCCGTCGGCGCTGAAATCCAGAAGAACGCGGCTCTTTCCATTGCCTTGGCTCTTGGCCTGATCCTTCTCTACATCGCCTTCCGTTTCGAGATCGGCTATGGCGTCGGCGCCGTCGTTGCGACGGTTCATGACATCCTTCTAACGATTGGCGTGTTCGTCATGATCCCAGGTCACCAGTTCACGGCTCCTATGGTCGCTGCCATCCTGCTGATCGTCGGTTACTCGCTGAACGATACCATCGTCGTTTTCGACCGTATCCGCGAGGAACTAACGCTACGTCCGACCAGCAAGCTCCGCGAAGTCATCAACATCGCCATGAACGCGGTGATCACCCGTTCCTTGCTCACCAGTATCACCACCTTGCTTGCCTCGGTGTCCCTGATGGTGTTCGGAAAGGGCGTAATCAACGATATCGCCTTTACGTTCACCATTGGTATCATCACCGGTACCTTCTCCTCGATCTTCATCGCTAGCCCGGTTTTCTACTTCTACCACAAGGGAGACCGCCGCAGCGTCGAATCGAGCCACGACATCGTGCCGGAGTACGACTGGCAAGTAAGCACCAAGGTTGCCTCCAGCGGCACGTCTAAAGACGACTAG
- the recJ gene encoding single-stranded-DNA-specific exonuclease RecJ produces MAIWEYSPPATDLSKEYIASLKVGPTVAELLARLDFSDVEEARRFLDPRLGAIDCPFEIANLKKAAQRVSQAIDNRQSIAICGDYDVDGVTSTALMVAILQEFENYPAYIVPLRLEEGYGLSEKAVERALNKANQPDLFIALDCGTNSVEAVQRILDAGCEVIIVDHHQAKEELPEEVTLVNPHVNDRDSENHCQLCTVGLVFKLAHGILKIRRERGDPRAFEIKLRNYLDLVSMGTVADMVPLNKENRTFARIGLQVLSKTERIGLKNLMKVSGVAARHGVNPIDVSFRLGPRINASGRLADASVAVELILSDDPSFCMETSLQLDSFNRERQEIERAMTESAMQQIKSEQSEASGFVVYGDDWHPGVVGIVASRVSKAFNRPAIVLGREGDLAKGSGRSIEGVNLVEVLAPFSDRLENWGGHPMAVGISLKKERVPEFAAFFDKALAEYLATHQVEKTLQIAAWLRLEDINTKLMKDLSLLEPFGQANPEPVFGARRIRFGSKVTVFKDIHFRFTLPTRHHQVISGVAWKMADRIPPAKTPVDIAFRLVWNTFGNKKALQLELVDWRES; encoded by the coding sequence TTGGCTATCTGGGAATACAGTCCACCCGCCACCGATCTATCTAAGGAGTATATAGCGTCGCTTAAGGTCGGTCCGACCGTAGCCGAGCTGCTCGCTCGGCTCGATTTTTCCGATGTCGAGGAAGCCCGACGCTTCCTCGACCCACGCTTGGGGGCCATCGATTGCCCTTTCGAAATCGCCAACCTCAAGAAGGCGGCCCAACGCGTCTCGCAGGCGATCGACAATCGCCAGAGCATCGCTATCTGCGGCGACTACGACGTCGACGGCGTCACCAGCACAGCCTTGATGGTGGCGATCTTGCAGGAGTTCGAGAACTATCCGGCCTACATTGTTCCTCTGCGCTTGGAGGAAGGATACGGCCTGTCCGAAAAGGCGGTTGAGCGGGCTCTCAACAAGGCAAACCAGCCAGACCTCTTCATCGCCTTGGATTGCGGCACCAACTCCGTCGAGGCGGTGCAGCGCATTCTGGATGCGGGCTGCGAGGTGATCATCGTGGATCACCACCAAGCAAAGGAGGAACTCCCGGAGGAAGTGACTCTTGTCAATCCGCACGTCAACGACCGTGACAGCGAGAATCATTGCCAGCTCTGCACCGTAGGATTGGTCTTCAAGCTGGCCCACGGCATCCTCAAGATCCGTCGGGAGCGCGGCGATCCGCGAGCCTTCGAGATCAAGCTACGAAACTACCTCGACCTTGTTTCTATGGGCACGGTGGCGGACATGGTGCCGCTCAATAAAGAGAACCGTACCTTTGCCCGCATCGGCTTGCAGGTGCTGAGCAAAACGGAACGCATCGGCCTCAAGAACTTGATGAAGGTTTCCGGCGTGGCCGCGCGGCACGGGGTGAATCCTATCGACGTGTCCTTTCGTCTCGGTCCTCGCATCAATGCGAGCGGACGCTTGGCGGACGCTTCCGTTGCGGTTGAATTGATCCTTAGCGACGACCCCTCCTTTTGCATGGAAACCTCGCTGCAGCTCGATTCCTTTAATCGGGAGCGCCAGGAGATCGAGCGGGCCATGACGGAAAGCGCCATGCAGCAAATCAAGTCTGAGCAGTCGGAGGCTAGCGGCTTCGTGGTTTACGGAGACGATTGGCACCCCGGCGTGGTCGGCATCGTAGCGAGCCGCGTTTCCAAGGCCTTCAACCGTCCGGCAATCGTACTCGGCCGGGAAGGGGACCTAGCCAAGGGCTCGGGTCGCAGCATCGAGGGCGTAAACCTAGTCGAGGTCCTCGCTCCGTTTTCGGACCGTTTGGAAAATTGGGGAGGGCATCCCATGGCGGTCGGCATTTCCTTGAAGAAGGAGCGGGTGCCTGAGTTCGCCGCCTTCTTCGACAAGGCCCTCGCCGAATACCTAGCGACGCATCAAGTCGAGAAGACCCTGCAGATAGCCGCTTGGCTGCGTCTCGAGGATATCAATACGAAACTGATGAAGGACCTTTCGCTGCTCGAACCCTTCGGCCAGGCAAATCCCGAGCCTGTCTTCGGAGCTCGCCGCATTCGTTTCGGCTCCAAGGTCACCGTATTCAAGGACATTCACTTTCGCTTCACCTTGCCCACCCGACACCACCAAGTGATCTCCGGGGTCGCTTGGAAAATGGCTGATCGCATTCCTCCAGCCAAGACGCCGGTGGACATCGCCTTCCGCCTCGTCTGGAACACCTTCGGCAACAAGAAAGCTCTCCAACTCGAGCTCGTCGACTGGCGGGAAAGCTGA
- a CDS encoding HEAT repeat domain-containing protein — translation MNFTAKLSLKPLSAALALLALPLSYGQIPAEDLDSIFSRLDGDDYDAQYDARMDLLAAVAEATAPGNEDQPKQVEAQLLQQLKKESKLTTQLWILRQLALVGSDSSIDTLEALLRSENRELVDGARMTLRVLTNDPNVEEAPQFSDKLDQLLQDLANAENPSIKAAIFEAIAEKSPKQAEAILLKSPLPEYIRVAATSGKRRLEKATQNLLGSGDVATQIVVLGALDGKIPSKLETQLIALLQSENETLQLQTLEALGHVGSARSLDAVLALSDARSKDLSDAAIETLASIQDPRLDRNLMSAAQKGTTEDRVKALRAMSFRASEGISDLVNAIAANTGLDEALREEAIASMERVGNNDSLSVLVSIVLEEGKSGLRREAQKALKRMTLRTGDAEAAWAAFKAGLDAGDLEARQALILVADSAPSPQMVDYLMNAYESGDESIQKTVIRVLPSWRNWDGGKALLEIAQKAGSDEKLRAQCFKGIGRIILGSDENYSFDGKYELAGAALEAAKSEAERKAILDGFRYVVWKDKRYVSQNEVDPELKAAVENGQDK, via the coding sequence ATGAATTTCACAGCAAAACTCTCCCTTAAACCTCTATCTGCTGCCCTCGCCCTGCTCGCGCTCCCGCTTAGCTACGGGCAAATTCCGGCGGAGGATCTTGATTCAATCTTTAGCCGTCTCGACGGAGACGACTACGATGCCCAATACGACGCTCGCATGGACCTGCTGGCAGCTGTAGCAGAGGCTACCGCTCCCGGAAACGAAGATCAGCCCAAGCAGGTCGAGGCCCAACTATTGCAACAGCTTAAAAAGGAATCGAAGCTGACAACTCAACTCTGGATCCTGCGACAGCTCGCGCTTGTCGGCTCCGATTCATCCATCGACACCTTGGAAGCGCTGCTCAGGTCAGAAAACCGAGAACTCGTAGACGGGGCGAGGATGACGCTTCGCGTCCTGACGAACGACCCCAACGTGGAGGAAGCTCCTCAATTCAGCGACAAGCTCGACCAGCTTCTGCAAGACTTGGCCAATGCTGAAAACCCATCGATCAAGGCGGCAATCTTTGAAGCGATCGCCGAGAAAAGCCCGAAGCAAGCAGAAGCGATCCTTCTCAAGTCACCCCTTCCTGAATACATCCGGGTGGCCGCGACCTCAGGCAAGAGGCGCCTCGAGAAGGCGACGCAGAACCTGCTCGGGTCTGGCGACGTAGCGACTCAGATCGTGGTTCTCGGAGCGCTCGACGGCAAGATCCCTTCCAAGCTGGAAACCCAACTTATAGCCTTGCTGCAAAGCGAAAACGAAACATTGCAGCTGCAGACCCTAGAGGCGCTTGGACACGTCGGTTCAGCAAGGAGCTTGGACGCGGTTCTTGCCCTCAGCGATGCGCGCTCCAAGGATCTAAGCGACGCGGCGATTGAAACCTTGGCCTCGATCCAAGACCCTCGCCTAGACCGCAACTTGATGTCCGCGGCCCAAAAGGGAACAACCGAAGATAGAGTCAAAGCCCTCCGAGCGATGAGCTTCCGGGCAAGCGAGGGCATTTCCGATCTGGTCAACGCCATCGCCGCTAACACCGGCCTAGACGAGGCTTTGCGCGAAGAGGCCATTGCTTCCATGGAGCGGGTGGGCAACAACGACAGCCTTTCCGTTCTCGTTTCGATCGTACTGGAGGAAGGCAAGTCCGGACTTCGACGCGAGGCGCAAAAGGCCCTCAAGCGCATGACGCTGCGTACTGGGGACGCTGAAGCTGCGTGGGCGGCCTTCAAGGCAGGCCTCGATGCGGGAGACCTCGAGGCTAGGCAAGCCCTCATCCTCGTTGCCGACTCCGCTCCAAGCCCGCAGATGGTGGACTACTTGATGAACGCCTACGAGAGCGGTGACGAAAGTATCCAAAAAACGGTGATACGCGTCCTGCCTTCATGGCGTAACTGGGATGGAGGCAAGGCCCTGCTGGAAATCGCCCAAAAGGCTGGCAGCGACGAGAAGCTGCGCGCTCAGTGCTTCAAGGGAATTGGGCGCATCATCCTCGGCAGCGACGAAAACTACTCCTTCGATGGCAAGTACGAACTTGCAGGAGCCGCTCTCGAAGCTGCGAAGTCGGAAGCGGAGAGAAAGGCGATTCTCGATGGGTTCCGCTATGTCGTCTGGAAAGACAAACGCTACGTGTCGCAAAACGAGGTAGACCCGGAGTTAAAGGCAGCCGTCGAAAACGGTCAGGACAAGTAG
- a CDS encoding Gfo/Idh/MocA family protein, which yields MSSPQNRRTFLKKGAIAAASTLAAPMFLSAATLGRGQPGPNSRINIGLIGNGLIMRGHRSYYRGRDNTVVAAVCDLYDDRLQDALEECRKENNACAGYKDYEELLARKDIDAVVIGTPDHWHAALSIAAMKAGKDVYVEKPMTLTIEEGKAMVAAEKRYNRILQVGSQQRSERAFRKAAEIVRSGWIGKVKEVYCGLGSFPAPTAYPEHPVPEGFDYEKWLGPSPWEPYHEERVKSNYGGGWRCFWEYGSRKNGDWGAHHYDITQWALNRDNSGPVLFVPKGYDEPYQYYEYDDGIRVIRDWGDRKGHMIRFVGEEGEVMVSRGGRIDTTPTSLAGTPLGPSDQRLYKSDDHRGNWVEGIYTRKPTICPATVGHRTGTVCQLSGIAERLNRPIKWDPKAEQILDDPYAARWQDRPRRAGYELPA from the coding sequence ATGTCTTCCCCCCAAAATCGCCGAACCTTTCTCAAAAAAGGGGCTATCGCTGCGGCATCGACCCTCGCCGCACCGATGTTCCTCAGCGCCGCGACGCTTGGACGCGGCCAGCCCGGTCCAAACAGCCGCATCAACATCGGCCTGATCGGAAACGGCCTCATCATGAGGGGCCACCGCAGTTACTATCGCGGGCGCGACAACACCGTCGTAGCAGCGGTTTGCGACCTCTACGACGATCGACTGCAGGACGCGCTTGAGGAATGCCGCAAGGAGAACAATGCCTGCGCCGGCTACAAAGACTACGAGGAACTGCTTGCTCGCAAGGACATCGACGCAGTCGTGATCGGTACCCCCGACCACTGGCACGCCGCCCTCTCCATCGCAGCCATGAAGGCCGGCAAGGACGTTTATGTCGAAAAGCCGATGACCCTGACGATCGAGGAGGGCAAGGCCATGGTGGCGGCGGAAAAACGCTACAATCGCATTTTGCAGGTGGGATCGCAGCAGCGCTCCGAAAGAGCTTTCCGCAAGGCCGCTGAAATCGTACGTAGCGGCTGGATCGGCAAAGTAAAGGAAGTGTACTGCGGGCTCGGTTCCTTCCCTGCCCCGACGGCTTATCCCGAACATCCCGTGCCGGAAGGCTTCGACTACGAGAAGTGGTTAGGGCCTAGCCCTTGGGAGCCCTACCACGAAGAGCGCGTAAAAAGCAATTACGGCGGCGGCTGGAGATGTTTCTGGGAATACGGTTCTCGCAAAAACGGCGACTGGGGCGCTCACCACTACGACATCACGCAGTGGGCCCTCAATCGCGACAACAGCGGACCTGTCCTCTTCGTTCCGAAAGGCTACGACGAGCCGTATCAGTATTACGAGTACGACGATGGCATTCGCGTCATTCGCGATTGGGGCGATCGCAAGGGACATATGATTCGCTTCGTCGGCGAAGAAGGAGAAGTCATGGTAAGTCGCGGCGGACGCATCGACACCACCCCCACCTCGCTGGCTGGCACTCCGCTTGGCCCGTCTGACCAGCGACTTTACAAGAGCGACGACCACCGCGGCAACTGGGTCGAAGGCATCTATACGCGAAAGCCCACTATTTGCCCCGCTACGGTAGGACATCGCACGGGTACTGTCTGCCAGCTCTCGGGAATCGCAGAGCGTCTCAACCGTCCCATCAAATGGGATCCCAAGGCCGAACAAATCCTAGACGACCCCTATGCCGCCCGTTGGCAAGATCGTCCGCGACGCGCAGGCTACGAACTCCCAGCCTAA
- a CDS encoding HEAT repeat domain-containing protein has protein sequence MTFLAKISLRTLAATFALGAMPLSFAQISDAELDSIFDRLNGDDFAARYAARMDLQDEVSAATAPGKEAQQAIVEQQLLERLQSEPLLTTKLWILRQIESIGSEAAIPQLRQLVDSGDGELAKGARMAMDRIVPPPQPEPPPYEGLSASELADLARNAPNRSIRYRAFMQLSKQDAKAAAAVMLDAEASAAEFIRIAMNSSSSLLRREALAQLDSPKVSHQIAVLGALSEKLPQSVEKSLLRLLESENETLELQTIEALGRAGTARSLQALLSRIEARSRDLRDAAADALAAIPDSKIDRSLRKMLKRGAVEERVLALKALSLRASPGVNRLVNAYAADSDLDNPLREEAISNMELVGDVDSFPILVDIVLNEAQSGLRRDAQKTLKRMSLRLADPDAAWAAFEQGFAASEGDVDTQLALLLVSDAAPNAEAIAFLKSLWNAEDPRFRKTLLRVLPAWRNWDGGFALLELAAASDESQGLQDQCFAGIGKLILGSDATYPMDVKFELAAAALDQAKNPRQRQSVITGFRYSTWRERVHVTYNEVDPELKEAVLEYAKD, from the coding sequence ATGACTTTCCTAGCAAAAATTTCCCTCCGCACGCTCGCAGCAACCTTCGCTCTGGGAGCGATGCCCCTCTCTTTCGCCCAGATTTCCGATGCGGAGCTCGACTCGATCTTCGATCGCCTCAACGGCGACGATTTCGCCGCACGCTATGCCGCCCGCATGGACTTGCAAGATGAGGTTTCAGCGGCCACGGCTCCCGGAAAGGAAGCTCAGCAGGCGATCGTGGAGCAGCAATTGCTGGAGCGACTGCAGAGCGAACCCTTGCTCACGACCAAGCTGTGGATTCTGCGGCAAATCGAATCCATTGGTTCCGAAGCCGCTATCCCGCAGCTCCGCCAGCTAGTCGATTCCGGAGACGGCGAGCTTGCCAAGGGAGCTCGCATGGCGATGGACCGCATCGTTCCCCCACCACAGCCCGAGCCGCCTCCCTACGAAGGCCTGTCCGCCTCAGAGCTGGCTGACCTCGCTCGCAATGCGCCCAATCGCTCGATCCGCTATCGAGCATTTATGCAGCTGAGCAAGCAGGACGCCAAAGCTGCGGCGGCGGTCATGCTCGACGCGGAGGCTTCCGCAGCGGAGTTCATCCGCATCGCGATGAATTCTTCCAGCTCGCTGCTGCGCAGAGAAGCGCTTGCCCAACTCGACTCCCCAAAGGTGTCGCACCAGATAGCCGTCCTCGGCGCTCTCAGCGAAAAGCTGCCCCAATCCGTCGAGAAGTCGCTGCTCCGTTTGCTTGAAAGCGAAAACGAAACCCTGGAGCTGCAGACGATCGAAGCTCTGGGAAGAGCCGGCACCGCCCGCAGCCTGCAGGCCTTGCTTTCGCGCATCGAGGCCCGTTCCCGCGACCTCCGCGATGCGGCGGCTGACGCTCTGGCAGCTATCCCAGACAGCAAGATCGATCGCAGCTTGCGCAAGATGCTGAAACGCGGAGCCGTCGAAGAGCGCGTCCTAGCCCTCAAGGCTTTGAGCCTGCGAGCGAGTCCCGGCGTCAACCGGTTGGTGAACGCTTACGCTGCTGACAGCGATCTGGACAACCCCCTGCGCGAAGAGGCGATTTCCAACATGGAGCTGGTGGGCGACGTCGACAGCTTCCCCATCCTCGTCGACATCGTGCTGAACGAAGCCCAGTCCGGCCTGCGGCGCGACGCCCAGAAGACGCTGAAACGCATGTCGCTTCGATTGGCCGACCCCGATGCCGCTTGGGCAGCCTTCGAGCAGGGCTTTGCGGCGAGCGAGGGCGACGTCGATACCCAACTCGCGTTGCTGCTGGTCAGCGACGCGGCGCCAAACGCAGAGGCCATTGCCTTTCTCAAGTCGCTCTGGAACGCAGAGGACCCTCGCTTTCGCAAGACGCTGCTGCGCGTTCTACCGGCTTGGCGGAACTGGGACGGCGGGTTCGCTCTGCTCGAGCTGGCGGCGGCGTCCGACGAATCTCAAGGGCTGCAGGACCAGTGTTTTGCCGGAATCGGTAAGCTCATCCTAGGCAGCGACGCCACCTATCCGATGGATGTGAAATTCGAACTGGCGGCCGCGGCGCTCGATCAGGCCAAGAATCCGCGTCAGCGCCAGTCGGTCATAACCGGCTTCCGCTACTCGACTTGGCGTGAACGGGTGCACGTGACCTACAACGAAGTCGATCCCGAGCTCAAGGAAGCGGTGCTCGAATACGCCAAGGATTGA